From Gadus morhua chromosome 14, gadMor3.0, whole genome shotgun sequence:
atgtcaaggttataaaatgatcattattattattagctgctcatgttataacacagctggatatcgtggattttctgataaagactagcaagcctttttgacagacaaaacagcagaaactatttTAAGTGTGCTCGTGctgcctttttggttttgtcaaacaggagacgcctgcccaccaatcagaggttagagattcctgcaggaaggttgtgctcgatttcactagcccatttgtgcctgttcattagtgtacagcatctattctctcattgcttgtgtaaaaaaaagttagaatattagatttgaggacgaaatgatagggtgggctaaggcaagttttaggtgggcttgagcccacccaaaaaggtctagcttcgcGACTGAACGTAAGCTAGCGAGAACTCATCCAGCTTCACTTTTCAAAAATGCGCGGTAACTGTTAGCGGCTACAGTGACGTAGGCCTACGTAGCCAGCAGAtttaggccacgtttatacgtagcagggtatttatagaaacaaatatttccccccctccgttttcaaaaataacattgtgcacacaacatcgttttcaaaaaagttgtcgtttacatcaaaacgcataaatacgctgTCGAGCACCATTATAAccatgccaaacctatgggcggcagtgtagggagaaggataaagccatgcaagccaatcagagtgctcagaatcaacaacaacgaataacacgagcgtcttcctgtaagaaacaaactgtaaacatagggcgctcatatgacgttaagcatttcctggcgcataatgtgacgcttcagaaccttaaaccccgtttctccccgttgacacgacaacacataaccggcgttttcagaaatctccaatTTGGccagagtttttagaaatgattgttttctgtgataaaaacagcGTTTTGGTGTAAATAAGAGGCCAAACCTcttggaaatatctgcgttttcccttcgtgtaaacggggccttaatagtccgccaaagacgttgacgtcgctttgcaaccgaagacgctgggttTGACAAGTTATCGGACttcttgcggagtgataccaaagacgccattagaggcaaaaaagcctttgtttaccttgacagcggtcaattatacttcgCAGCGGTgcattatcaaatataattcaccgccgggaGTTGTgtagggcccatgcaagtgaacggagcgttaataatataaataataatataaaatatgtatatacatatttttttttttagatctgTGCCTCAAGTGGGGGGGCACTAGCATTGTGGGGGGCGGACCCGGCCCCCTATGGCCCGCCCATAGTGACGGGCCTGGATGTACCTATAGTGCCTGACAgctgctttcacaccgccgcgcggcaactcgccgtctccgttcatttcaatgagggaagggcggcagaggggaggcgaggggaggCCAGATTCTACAGGCCtgtcccccctttctctctgcctccgtcCAGCCCTGTCATGTCGGCTGTGAGGACCAGCTCTTCTCCTCTGGTCAGTGCAACTGGAATAACCTCTATACAGGTCTTACATTCTGCAGCGTGTAGCGGATAGAGGATTTACcatctttttcattttctttatgtAGGTTGAATCAGATAGgagccctgctcctcctggtctcctcctggtctcctcctggtctcctcctcctggtctcctcctggtctcctcttggtctcctcctggtctcctcctggtcccctcctGGTCCTTTCCTGGTcacctggtctcctcctggtcccctcctGGAGACCATTCCCCAGCAGGACCAGCGCTGGATTGCGTCCACGCTGTGGAGGAACCAGCGGCTGCGCCCGGACGTCCAGCTCTGGTATGAGCCACCGGTTCCTGCCCTCCTCTACAGCCAGGTCCCGTCACAAGATCGCTGTGTTATGCACcggctcctggtgtggacggcCTACCGCCGGTGGAAGGTGAGACTGTCCTGCCCCCTGTGCAAGGGGCAGCTCACCGGGGCCGGCGTCCACAGGAGGGCACGGGAGGTCCTGGACATGGACAGGTACTACCCAATGGGGCCGGAGACCCTCAGGTGCATCTCCCCCGGTTGTGTTACCAACTACCTGTCCACGAGCCAGAGCGTCCTGGACCAGCTGGGCCCAGAGCGTCCTGGACCAGCTGGGCCCAGAGCGTCCTGGACCAGCTGGTCCAGGACGCTCTGGGCCCAGCTGGTCCAGGACGCTCTGGGCCCAGCTGGTCCAGGACGCTCTGGGCCCAGAGCGTCCTGGACCAGCTGGTCCACGAGCCAGAGCGTCCTGGACCAGCTGGGCCCAGAGCGTCCTGGACCAGCTGGTCCACGAGCCAGAGCGTCCTGGACCAGCTGGGCCCGGCtctccggggggaggggggggggagttcagaTCATGAAAGCAAACATCTTTTTTTATGCAGCTCAATTCATCCTGCCAGTAAATAGCGATACCTCCACCTGCCCCCTCGCCTGTGGCCACCGGGGtcttaactcacacacactgacacaccgacggcaccACATGACGGTTGGTTGAGGTCGGACTTGAACCAGCGACCCCGTGGTCATGAGGCGCTGTCAGCCGCTAGCTGGGCGGTGCTCCTTCTGACGCTCACCGTCTGTCCGTCACGACTCTACCATGACGTCATCTGTCTGTGTTCGGCTGGGTGAAAGTTTGTCTTCGGGTTCATTATCTTTGGTGGAAGTGTGATGCTCTGACGAGAGGGAAATGTGTAGATTCAACATTTAGAGAAAAAGGTGtggatattaaatattaattctGATTTAAAATAACTAACGATGTCTAACGATGTTTTGTCCAACTCACACAGCGCAGGTTTGAACGGGTCTACATATTGAACAAAATactatatacatgtgtatatatatatatattagggctgtcaagcgattaaatatatttaatcacgattaatcgcattaatgccatagttaactcacgattgatcgcgattaatcatatttttttttctatgctaaatatcccttgaattctttgtcccattaatttttctcattttaatgctcttatcaacatggagaagtgcatcggcttgccttgtgcaaatgtttttttattgataacaacattggcatatactgatcaaaacaggacggtacaaaaaaaaacctataatgcaattaaacgatgatcatacaaagatatgccttgaacatagcagtcagcctactgcttctttgttttgagcccaaaaaaataaaaaataaaatatatatatatttttttaaaaataataatttgtgttAATCGcacgttaaaattggtttgcgttaaggccgttaataacgcgtttaactgacagctctaatatatatatatatatatatatatatatgtatatatattattatatatatatatttatataatatatatatatgtgtgtgtatagatatatatgtgtgtatagatatatatatatatatatatgtatatatctatatatatagtatttggTTCAATATGTATAACCTCTAACACCTAAACTAATCATCTCTAGTACCTAAAGTAACCATCTCTAGACTCTAGTACCTagagtctatatatatatatatatatacataatatatattaggctAAAGTAATAACTTTTATGTGACTTTGCGGATGGTTGTGAAGTGTGTGAAGAAGGTTTCCTGTTGTACGCGTCAGGACGGCTTCTGGAGGAGTTATGAACGACATGAATCATAGAACAGGCCGACACATGtttattgtaagaaataactTTTAGTTGGTTAACGGGAATGGAATCACAGTGatctgaataatcacaattcataataattaataacataataattaataacataataattaatTCATCATTATGTTctgattgatttcctctgttACTAAACCCTGAACCCCGGAATCAAACCCTAACACCTTTCTATACCCTGCGTGAATATGTATAAACAGATACGTCCCAAACAGTGAGGGTAgactaacacacagacaggaatgAACAGCATTGACTACAACCAAAAGTAATAGAATTACACAACCAACCGTTTGAtagatgattattattttcccaTGTGATTCTTGTGTAGGTGTGAACATAACAATATTGTGTTAACAGTATCATTGATTTCTCTACATGTGTGGTTCTATTACAGACACTTGTTATCAACATTAAACGTACAATTCCATTTAACAAGAAAACACACGCACCCCTCACTGTTAATGATCCACAGGCTGCACTGAGACCTTCACCGACCATCCTCTACCGTCTATGATACTATACTCATATATACACAACTAGATATATTGatccacacacatatatatatatatatatatatatattagagctgtcagttaaacgcgttattaacggcgttaacgcaaaccaaatgtaacggcgttaaaaattttatcgcgcgattaacgcaattattttataaaaaaaaaaaaaaaaaaactttttttttttttttttttctttggctcaaaacaaagaagcagtagcctgactgcaatgtttaaaatgacatttgttcaaagcagtcgtttaattgcactataggctctttttttgtatcgtcctgttttgatcagtgtatatgccaatgttgttatcaataaaaaatcatttgcacaaggcaagccgatgcacttcaccatgttgataagagaattaaaatgagaagaattatgggacaaaaaaatcaaaggatatttagcatagaaaaagaatttgcgattaatcgcgattaattagagttaactatgacattaatgcgattaatcacgattaaatattttaatcgcttgacagctccaatatatatatatatgtacctGCAGGCAGTGTTTTCTTGCTCTGTGGACTATGTGTCATTCCATACATTGACCACAAGGTGGACTCGTATTATTTTGTTGCAATATACCTGTTGATTGGTTTCTTTGTTCTACTATTTGATTATTACCcgaatatttatatatatatatatatatatatatatatatatatatatagatagatagatagatagatagatagatagatagatagatagatagatagatagatagatagatagatagatgatacTGTGTTTCAGAGACTCTAGCAGGCAAACAGAACTGACAAGGTTACATTCATTTACATGGCTTAGTGCGTGAGGAGACACCACACACTCTAACATCTCTGGTTCGGGCTTCACCTGCTGGTCCAACACCAAACCAAGGGTAGATGTTGTCAGTGAAAGTGTGTTGATGGGTGTAGATGAGAGTCATGTCTTCAGGGTCGTAGAAggacacctcccctccatcatAGTCCAGCTGGACTCTGATCCTCTCTGGAGTCCTCTTCAATGTCAGGGTTTTACCAGTACCCTGAGTGTACTTTCCACTGCGGTGGAGTAAACACCAGATTCCATTAGCTGGTGAACCAGTacactctcctttcctctccactGACTCTTTAGCAACACCTATTCTCCATATAGGAAggtctcccacctccacctcccagcagtGCTCCCCTGAGCTGAAGCCCTCAGAGCCCAGAACATTACGGTACCTAGTGAACCTCTCTGGGTTGTTAGGAACCTTCTGGGTTACATCGCTACATCTCACGCTGGTCAGAtcatcagacagagagagtgagcgtgCCGCAGTGTTTGGGTCCAGAATAACGGGGCTGAAGGTGGTCCTCTGCCCCATCTCCTCCCAGACTCTGTGGGCCAGGTTTCCCAGGTGTTTGGCCTCGTCCAGCAGCGCTCCAGGAAGCAGCTGGGGATCAGAACCGGAGAGCAGGGCTCTGGCGCTGGTCCGGGAGCGCGTGGAAGCGCTGAGGAACGACAGGCCGTCCTTCTGCAGGTCTGCTTCTTGAAGGGTCTTCCTCTCCAGGAggatcctcttcctcttctgctcctcttcctctctcaggaCCGCCACTCtggccttctcttcctctctcaggaACCGGTGAAGCTGTTCAAACTCTGCTCTGATCCGCCTCTCGGTCTTCACCCGCTGTCCCTTGAGGTGAGGAACCATGGCCTCAtacgtctcctccagctcctggtgtCTGCTCCTCCTGGCCTGTAGAGCCCTGAGGTCAGGTCTCAGCTGCTGCTTCAGCTCCTGGACTTGTTCTTCTAGAGGAACCACCGTGTGACCCTGGTGGTGAGGGaactcacacacatgacacacagctctctgctcctccttacaGAACCACTTGATATCCTTTAAGTGCTCAGTGCAGACCCCCTGGTCCTCATCAGAGGGGGCAGACCTCTGGGAGGGTTCAGTGCAGACCACCTGGGCCTCTTCAGAGGGGGCAGACCTCTGGGAGGGCTCAGTGCAGACCACCTGGGCCTCTTCTGAGGGGGCAGACCTCTGGGAGGGTTCAGTGCAGACCACCTGGGCCTCATCAGAGGGGCCAGAC
This genomic window contains:
- the LOC115559178 gene encoding nuclear factor 7, brain-like isoform X6; its protein translation is MAEENPPPLKHFLTCSVCTEILKDPVSLGCHHSFCSSCLQDFWGQAENKNCPVCKRKSSKELVVNFSIKELADSYAGRQRSAPSEEAQVVCTEPSQRSAPSDEDQGVCTEHLKDIKWFCKEEQRAVCHVCEFPHHQGHTVVPLEEQVQELKQQLRPDLRALQARRSRHQELEETYEAMVPHLKGQRVKTERRIRAEFEQLHRFLREEEKARVAVLREEEEQKRKRILLERKTLQEADLQKDGLSFLSASTRSRTSARALLSGSDPQLLPGALLDEAKHLGNLAHRVWEEMGQRTTFSPVILDPNTAARSLSLSDDLTSVRCSDVTQKVPNNPERFTRYRNVLGSEGFSSGEHCWEVEVGDLPIWRIGVAKESVERKGECTGSPANGIWCLLHRSGKYTQGTGKTLTLKRTPERIRVQLDYDGGEVSFYDTEDMTLIYTHQHTFTDNIFPYFGVGAAGEARTKDVRVCGVSSRTKPCK
- the LOC115559178 gene encoding nuclear factor 7, brain-like isoform X2, giving the protein MAEENPPPLKHFLTCSVCTEILKDPVSLGCHHSFCSSCLQDFWGQAENKNCPVCKRKSSKELVVNFSIKELADSYAGRQRSAPSEEAQVVCTEPSQRSAPSEEAQVVCTEPSQRSAPSDEDQGVCTEHLKDIKWFCKEEQRAVCHVCEFPHHQGHTVVPLEEQVQELKQQLRPDLRALQARRSRHQELEETYEAMVPHLKGQRVKTERRIRAEFEQLHRFLREEEKARVAVLREEEEQKRKRILLERKTLQEADLQKDGLSFLSASTRSRTSARALLSGSDPQLLPGALLDEAKHLGNLAHRVWEEMGQRTTFSPVILDPNTAARSLSLSDDLTSVRCSDVTQKVPNNPERFTRYRNVLGSEGFSSGEHCWEVEVGDLPIWRIGVAKESVERKGECTGSPANGIWCLLHRSGKYTQGTGKTLTLKRTPERIRVQLDYDGGEVSFYDPEDMTLIYTHQHTFTDNIYPWFGVGPAGEARTRDVRVCGVSSRTKPCK
- the LOC115559178 gene encoding nuclear factor 7, brain-like isoform X5, whose amino-acid sequence is MAEENPPPLKHFLTCSVCTEILKDPVSLGCHHSFCSSCLQDFWGQAENKNCPVCKRKSSKELVVNFSIKELADSYAGRQRSAPSEEAQVVCTEPSQRSAPSDEDQGVCTEHLKDIKWFCKEEQRAVCHVCEFPHHQGHTVVPLEEQVQELKQQLRPDLRALQARRSRHQELEETYEAMVPHLKGQRVKTERRIRAEFEQLHRFLREEEKARVAVLREEEEQKRKRILLERKTLQEADLQKDGLSFLSASTRSRTSARALLSGSDPQLLPGALLDEAKHLGNLAHRVWEEMGQRTTFSPVILDPNTAARSLSLSDDLTSVRCSDVTQKVPNNPERFTRYRNVLGSEGFSSGEHCWEVEVGDLPIWRIGVAKESVERKGECTGSPANGIWCLLHRSGKYTQGTGKTLTLKRTPERIRVQLDYDGGEVSFYDPEDMTLIYTHQHTFTDNIYPWFGVGPAGEARTRDVRVCGVSSRTKPCK